One Ricinus communis isolate WT05 ecotype wild-type chromosome 1, ASM1957865v1, whole genome shotgun sequence DNA window includes the following coding sequences:
- the LOC8287044 gene encoding tetratricopeptide repeat protein 38 isoform X1 yields the protein MEGDLKLDRWGYQVKTNSDACISVINSYYHQVLSYGRERRVILEAPLHDHDCVLANILAAHFLCSGDSSRAAPYIQAAKSRLEEATLYEKAVFDTISSLISDNRDDDVAVECHAKLLNDYPKDLVSLKRAQVLCFYMGRPDLSLGLVQQVLSKNEREDYIYGLLAFPLLELGRISEAEKAARKGCEINKHDYWSQHAVCHVLQYECRFKEAVDFMEDCSSSWSPCSSFMLTHNWWHVALCYLEGHSSMQKVLGIYDHHIWKELERDGATSPEVYLNALGLLLRVYVQGEFDAFKDRLKILADRVKDEANWYLEWLLDVLILWALAKTGELSKAEDLLNGLKSRISKMNKKKQQLMQRGVQLAEALYEYGRGNNKQALDVLGPDFNAYDCKMIGASDEQLDVFNEVWYSMLLNTGQATKAIEAIEEQIKKREGAPFMWRLLEKGYAMTGRHEAKVAGEKAKALESAYFL from the exons ATGGAAGGAGATTTAAAATTAGACAGATGGGGATACCAAGTCAAGACTAACTCTGATGCTTGCATTTCTGTTATCAACTCTTATTACCatcag GTGTTAAGCTATGGGAGAGAGAGGCGTGTGATTCTTGAAGCTCCTCTTCACGATCATGATTGCGTTTTAGCTAACATTTTAGCCGCTCATTTTCTCTGCTCTGGTGATTCTTCTCGAGCTGCTCCTTATATTCAGGCCGCAAAGTCTCGACTT GAAGAAGCTACCTTGTATGAGAAAGCGGTTTTTGATACTATTAGCTCTTTAATTTCTGATAATAGAGACGATGATGTTGCTGTCGAATGCCATGCTAAG CTCTTGAATGACTACCCGAAAGATCTGGTTTCCCTCAAAAGGGCTCAAGTTCTTTGCTTCTACATGGGTAGACCTGACCTGTCTCTGGGCCTTGTTCAGCAG GTTCTATCCAAAAATGAACGAGAAGATTATATATATGGCTTGCTTGCTTTTCCTTTATTAGAGCTGGGACGAATATCTGAAGCTGAGAAAGCTGCAAGAAAGGGATGTGAGATAAACAAGCATGATTACTGGTCACAGCATGCT GTGTGCCATGTTCTTCAGTATGAGTGCCGTTTTAAAGAAGCAGTAGATTTCATGGAAGATTGCTCATCGTCATGGAGTCCTTGTTCATCGTTTAT GCTGACACATAATTGGTGGCATGTAGCTCTCTGCTACCTGGAAGGTCATTCTTCTATGCAAAAAGTATTAGGAATTTATGATCATCATATCTGGAAGGAGTTGGAAAGAGACGGTGCAACCTCTCCAGAG GTATACCTGAATGCCTTGGGGTTGTTATTGCGTGTGTATGTGCAGGGTGAATTTGATGCCTTTAAGGACCGTCTGAAGATCTTAGCAGACAGAGTAAAAGATGAA GCAAACTGGTATTTAGAATGGCTCCTTGATGTGTTAATATTATGGGCCTTAGCTAAAACTGGTGAATTATCAAAAGCAGAAGACTTGCTCAACGGCTTGAAATCCAG AATTTCTAAGATGAACAAGAAGAAGCAACAATTAATGCAGAGAGGAGTCCAG CTTGCTGAAGCCTTGTACGAGTATGGAAGGGGCAACAACAAACAAGCACTGGATGTACTAGGCCCTGATTTTAATGCCTATGATTGTAAG ATGATCGGAGCATCTGATGAGCAACTTGATGTGTTTAATGAAGTCTGGTACAGTATGTTGTTGAATACTGGACAAGCTACTAAGG CGATTGAAGCAATAGAGGAACAGATCAAGAAGAGAGAAGGAGCCCCTTTCATGTGGCGCTTGCTG GAAAAAGGCTATGCAATGACTGGTAGGCATGAAGCTAAAGTTGCTGGTGAGAAGGCCAAGGCATTAGAATCTGCATACTTCCTCTGA
- the LOC8287049 gene encoding hydroxyproline O-galactosyltransferase GALT4 — translation MKRVVKLESLLSVSRLTLIQTLMGVLLFYLLFITLQVPLVFRNGYYGSVPNDADDVLPRPLLSSGSNDDGLPLANPEPPSRVMKRSPARRMREKKTLSGLFFNETIFEGNDSADEFSILHKAAKDAWLAGKKLWDDLESGKINQLNSTDNNRTEKCPASIALSGSEFYARNRIMEIPCGMTLGSHITVVANPKWAHPEKDPKIALLREGEEELMVSQFMMELQGLKTVDGEDPPRILHFNPRLKGDWSGKPVIEQNTCYRMQWGNALRCEGWSSRADEETVDGQVKCEKWLRDDDGNSEDSKATWWLNRLIGRKKTISYNWPFPFAEGKLFVLTLSAGLEGYHITVDGRHITSFPYRTGFVLEDATGLYLNGDIHVHSVFAASLPSSHPSFAPQKHLEMLTKWQAPPITEEQVELFIGILSAGNHFAERMAVRKTWMQHKLIRSLKVVARFFVALNGRKEINVELKKEADYFGDIIMVPYMDNYDLVVLKTVAICEYGVRIVAAKYIMKCDDDTFVRVDTMINEAKKVPSNRSLYIGNINYYHKPLRTGKWAVTFEEWPEEEYPPYANGPGYIVSSDIARFVVTEFQSHKLRLFKMEDVSMGMWVEKFNSSKPVEYVHSLKFCQYGCVEDYYTAHYQSPRQMICLWDKLRQGNPQCCNMR, via the exons ATGAAAAGAGTGGTAAAGTTAGAGTCTTTACTATCTGTAAGTAGACTCACATTAATCCAAACGTTAATGGGTGTTCTTCTTTTCTACTTACTCTTCATCACCCTTCAAGTTCCTCTTGTTTTTAGAAATGGGTACTATGGCTCGGTCCCCAACGACGCCGACGACGTTCTGCCCCGACCTTTGTTATCATCTGGAAGCAACGACGATGGTCTTCCCTTAGCAAACCCGGAACCTCCTTCTCGGGTTATGAAGCGGTCGCCTGCAAGGCGAATGcgagaaaaaaaaacactgTCCGGTTTGTTTTTCAATGAAACAATTTTTGAAGGTAATGATTCTGCGGATGAGTTCTCTATTCTACACAAAGCTGCTAAAGACGCGTGGCTAGCCGGTAAAAAGCTATGGGATGATTTAGAGTCCGGTAAAATTAACCAACTCAACTCCACCGACAATAACCGGACCGAGAAGTGCCCGGCTTCTATAGCTTTATCCGGGTCGGAGTTTTACGCCAGGAATCGGATCATGGAGATTCCTTGTGGAATGACTTTAGGATCCCACATAACGGTGGTGGCTAATCCTAAGTGGGCTCACCCTGAGAAGGACCCGAAAATAGCGTTGTTGAGGGAAGGGGAGGAGGAGTTGATGGTATCACAGTTTATGATGGAGTTACAGGGGTTAAAGACCGTTGATGGAGAGGACCCACCTAGGATTCTTCATTTTAATCCCAGATTAAAGGGTGATTGGAGTGGCAAACCTGTCATTGAACAGAATACTTGCTATAGAATGCAGTGGGGTAATGCTTTGAGGTGCGAAGGCTGGAGTTCTAGGGCTGATGAGGAAACTG TTGATGGACAGGTGAAGTGCGAGAAATGGCTCCGTGATGATGATGGTAATTCAGAAGATTCAAAAGCCACATGGTGGTTGAACAGACTGATAGGGCGAAAGAAGACGATTTCATACAACTGGCCATTCCCTTTTGCAGAGGGGAAGTTATTTGTTCTTACCCTTAGTGCTGGCCTGGAAGGTTACCATATTACCGTTGATGGAAGACATATCACTTCTTTCCCTTATCGTACT GGATTTGTTCTCGAGGATGCCACTGGATTGTATTTGAATGGAGATATTCATGTACATTCTGTTTTTGCTGCTTCGTTGCCTTCCTCACATCCAAGCTTTGCACCACAAAAACATCTTGAGATGCTCACAAAGTGGCAAGCACCACCTATTACTGAGGAGCAAGTGGAGCTCTTCATTGGCATTCTTTCTGCTGGCAACCATTTTGCTGAGCGAATGGCTGTAAGGAAAACATGGATGCAGCACAAGTTGATAAGATCTTTAAAAGTGGTGGCTCGATTTTTTGTAGCACTG AATGggagaaaggaaataaatgTGGAGCTAAAGAAAGAAGCAGATTATTTTGGTGATATTATTATGGTTCCATACATGGATAACTATGACCTTGTTGTATTGAAGACTGTTGCAATCTGTGAATATGGG GTTCGCATTGTGGCTGCAAAATATATTATGAAGTGTGATGATGACACTTTTGTTAGGGTGGATACCATGATCAATGAAGCAAAGAAGGTGCCAAGTAATAGAAGCTTGTACATTGGAAACATTAACTACTACCACAAGCCTTTGCGTACTGGTAAATGGGCTGTGACGTTTGAG GAATGGCCGGAAGAAGAATACCCACCCTATGCAAATGGTCCCGGTTATATTGTATCCTCTGACATTGCAAGATTTGTTGTAACCGAGTTTCAAAGTCATAAATTGAGA TTGTTTAAGATGGAAGATGTGAGCATGGGAATGTGGGTGGAAAAGTTCAACAGTTCAAAACCTGTGGAGTATGTGCATAGTTTGAAGTTTTGCCAGTATGGATGTGTTGAAGATTATTACACTGCTCATTACCAATCTCCAAGGCAGATGATATGCCTTTGGGACAAATTACGCCAGGGAAATCCCCAGTGCTGCAATATGAGATGA
- the LOC8287048 gene encoding uncharacterized protein LOC8287048: MNNIKHSVTALLLLFCSFIALLSLTSAQACKNSCGKIPVKYPFGTGLGCGDPRLQKYVTCNQDKLTLTTHTGCYPVTNIDYTNQVIYISDPSMSTCACTQPSKGFGLDWDAPFSFCDDTVFTLLDCSTSSSPIYRTNTNSDSNATIVPQCDRTGAPICSFLYSCQAISMLNLPISTCCVYTPVDLGPSFEMDLEKLQCRSYSGFYSFSGQKANPENWKYGIALKYKFNVYNDYPTSCANCEKSDGVCGYGGAFNSFVCNCPNGLNTTSDCLFGASYNHGSSLFPWQTGTWLIYSLACFLVWAFL; encoded by the exons ATGAACAATATCAAGCACTCTGTCACTGCTCTCCTTTTGctcttttgttctttcatAGCTCTTCTTTCCTTAACATCAGCCCAAGCTTGCAAGAATTCTTGTGGTAAAATCCCCGTCAAGTATCCATTTGGAACTGGCCTTGGCTGTGGCGATCCAAGATTACAGAAATATGTAACTTGCAATCAAGACAAGCTTACTTTGACCACACATACTGGCTGCTATCCTGTCACCAACATAGACTACACCAATCAAGTTATTTACATCTCAGATCCTTCTATGTCAACCTGTGCTTGCACCCAACCAAGCAAAGGCTTTGGCTTAGACTGGGATGcccctttctctttttgtgaTGATACCGTCTTTACATTACTCGACTGCTCAACCTCTTCATCACCTATTTACAGAACCAATACAAATAGTGATAGTAATGCCACTATAGTTCCTCAGTGTGATAGAACAGGAGCACCTATTTGCAGTTTCTTGTATTCCTGTCAAGCTATTAGCATGCTCAATCTCCCTATCTCTACTTGTTGTGTATATACCCCAGTTGATCTCGGACCGTCTTTTGAAATGGATTTAGAGAAATTGCAATGCCGTTCTTATTCTGGGTTCTATAGCTTTAGTGGTCAGAAAGCTAATCCTGAAAATTGGAAGTATGGAATAGCACTTAAGTACAAGTTTAATGTGTACAATGACTATCCAACCTCTTGTGCTAACTGTGAGAAGAGTGATGGTGTTTGTGGTTATGGTGGTGCTTTCAATTCCTTTGTTTGTAATTGTCCTAATGGCTTGAACACAACGTCAGATTGTTTGTTTGGAGCATCATATAATCATGGATCAAGCCTTTTCCCATGGCAGACAG GTACTTGGTTAATCTATTCCTTGGCATGCTTTCTGGTTTGGGCATTCTTGTAG
- the LOC8287044 gene encoding tetratricopeptide repeat protein 38 isoform X2, whose amino-acid sequence MEGDLKLDRWGYQVKTNSDACISVINSYYHQVLSYGRERRVILEAPLHDHDCVLANILAAHFLCSGDSSRAAPYIQAAKSRLEEATLYEKAVFDTISSLISDNRDDDVAVECHAKLLNDYPKDLVSLKRAQVLCFYMGRPDLSLGLVQQVLSKNEREDYIYGLLAFPLLELGRISEAEKAARKGCEINKHDYWSQHAVCHVLQYECRFKEAVDFMEDCSSSWSPCSSFMLTHNWWHVALCYLEGHSSMQKVLGIYDHHIWKELERDGATSPEGEFDAFKDRLKILADRVKDEANWYLEWLLDVLILWALAKTGELSKAEDLLNGLKSRISKMNKKKQQLMQRGVQLAEALYEYGRGNNKQALDVLGPDFNAYDCKMIGASDEQLDVFNEVWYSMLLNTGQATKAIEAIEEQIKKREGAPFMWRLLEKGYAMTGRHEAKVAGEKAKALESAYFL is encoded by the exons ATGGAAGGAGATTTAAAATTAGACAGATGGGGATACCAAGTCAAGACTAACTCTGATGCTTGCATTTCTGTTATCAACTCTTATTACCatcag GTGTTAAGCTATGGGAGAGAGAGGCGTGTGATTCTTGAAGCTCCTCTTCACGATCATGATTGCGTTTTAGCTAACATTTTAGCCGCTCATTTTCTCTGCTCTGGTGATTCTTCTCGAGCTGCTCCTTATATTCAGGCCGCAAAGTCTCGACTT GAAGAAGCTACCTTGTATGAGAAAGCGGTTTTTGATACTATTAGCTCTTTAATTTCTGATAATAGAGACGATGATGTTGCTGTCGAATGCCATGCTAAG CTCTTGAATGACTACCCGAAAGATCTGGTTTCCCTCAAAAGGGCTCAAGTTCTTTGCTTCTACATGGGTAGACCTGACCTGTCTCTGGGCCTTGTTCAGCAG GTTCTATCCAAAAATGAACGAGAAGATTATATATATGGCTTGCTTGCTTTTCCTTTATTAGAGCTGGGACGAATATCTGAAGCTGAGAAAGCTGCAAGAAAGGGATGTGAGATAAACAAGCATGATTACTGGTCACAGCATGCT GTGTGCCATGTTCTTCAGTATGAGTGCCGTTTTAAAGAAGCAGTAGATTTCATGGAAGATTGCTCATCGTCATGGAGTCCTTGTTCATCGTTTAT GCTGACACATAATTGGTGGCATGTAGCTCTCTGCTACCTGGAAGGTCATTCTTCTATGCAAAAAGTATTAGGAATTTATGATCATCATATCTGGAAGGAGTTGGAAAGAGACGGTGCAACCTCTCCAGAG GGTGAATTTGATGCCTTTAAGGACCGTCTGAAGATCTTAGCAGACAGAGTAAAAGATGAA GCAAACTGGTATTTAGAATGGCTCCTTGATGTGTTAATATTATGGGCCTTAGCTAAAACTGGTGAATTATCAAAAGCAGAAGACTTGCTCAACGGCTTGAAATCCAG AATTTCTAAGATGAACAAGAAGAAGCAACAATTAATGCAGAGAGGAGTCCAG CTTGCTGAAGCCTTGTACGAGTATGGAAGGGGCAACAACAAACAAGCACTGGATGTACTAGGCCCTGATTTTAATGCCTATGATTGTAAG ATGATCGGAGCATCTGATGAGCAACTTGATGTGTTTAATGAAGTCTGGTACAGTATGTTGTTGAATACTGGACAAGCTACTAAGG CGATTGAAGCAATAGAGGAACAGATCAAGAAGAGAGAAGGAGCCCCTTTCATGTGGCGCTTGCTG GAAAAAGGCTATGCAATGACTGGTAGGCATGAAGCTAAAGTTGCTGGTGAGAAGGCCAAGGCATTAGAATCTGCATACTTCCTCTGA
- the LOC8287043 gene encoding LEAF RUST 10 DISEASE-RESISTANCE LOCUS RECEPTOR-LIKE PROTEIN KINASE-like 1.5, with amino-acid sequence MPPSKSLLSFIFFYLLVAVGHSCTLTPNAFSRSSCPPFTSTPPFPFSVSPGCGHPSFQLKCSSPYSIISINNVSFSLLSFEPNSSSLTLSPQPHSFTTTATTTHTRTNCSAFSIPTHSIDLSGSPFKFSESDCSRLSVVRSCSVPNLPNCSHCPWECRLIKNPVQLLHGCVSYRLRSSQQGCQSDILEYVNQILTFGLHVEYDESQDSYFTNCRECKSKNGICGFNSSDPEKQFICFLSKTRFSPKWIHEDDANRIAILCSVFAVVCLLFVLLVIAAIYRSRRIRSLANEEDPTILFLHRHRSASLLPPVFTYDELEISTNHFDPKRKIGDGGFGSVYLGHLYDGRIVAVKYLHKHHHSAAFSTKSFCNEILILSSIDHPNLVKLHGYCSDPRGLLLVYDYVPNGTLFDHLHGLKNRSLTWQVRLDIALQTALALEYLHFAVQPAIVHRDITSSNIFVEKDMRIKVGDFGLSRLLVFSPSDTSSSTSSSSSGYVWTGPQGTPGYLDPDYHRSFRLTEKSDVYSFGVVLLELISGLKAVDQSRDKREMALADLVVSKIQMGQLHQVVDPLFINDGREGGNEGIEAVAELAFRCVAADKDDRPDAKEVVEELKRIRSRTRGLRGSNNSNNNMNNGAGGDVAKG; translated from the coding sequence ATGCCACCATCAAAGtcccttctttctttcattttcttttatttgctcGTTGCTGTTGGGCATTCTTGTACTTTAACACCAAATGCATTTTCCAGATCTTCATGTCCTCCATTCACATCCACACCGCCTTTTCCTTTCTCTGTATCACCTGGCTGTGGTCACCCTTCTTTTCAACTGAAATGCTCTTCTCCTTACTCTATCATCTCCATTAACAacgtttctttttctcttttaagcTTTGAACCCAACTCATCATCTCTCACCCTGTCTCCCCAACCTCACTCATTTACAACAACAGCGACAACAACTCACACTCGCACCAATTGCTCTGCCTTTTCTATTCCTACCCACTCCATCGATCTTTCTGGTTCACCATTTAAATTCTCTGAATCTGACTGCTCTCGTCTCTCTGTAGTTCGATCTTGCTCAGTTCCAAATCTCCCAAATTGTAGCCATTGTCCATGGGAATGCCGACTCATCAAGAACCCAGTTCAGCTCCTCCATGGTTGCGTGTCTTATCGTCTTCGCTCATCGCAACAGGGTTGCCAATCTGACATTTTGGAATATGTTAACCAGATTTTAACATTTGGTCTCCATGTCGAGTACGATGAATCTCAAGATTCTTACTTTACAAACTGCAGAGAATGCAAATCCAAGAATGGTATCTGTGGCTTCAATTCTTCAGACCCAGAAAAgcaatttatttgtttcttatcCAAAACTCGCTTCTCACCTAAATGGATTCACGAAGATGATGCTAACAGAATCGCGATTCTGTGTTCGGTTTTCGCAGtagtttgtttattatttgtgCTTTTAGTAATTGCAGCTATTTACAGGTCTAGACGGATAAGATCATTAGCTAATGAAGAAGATCCAACAATTCTCTTCCTTCACCGCCATCGCTCAGCTAGTCTACTCCCACCCGTATTCACCTATGATGAACTGGAAATCTCCACTAATCACTTCGACCCAAAACGCAAAATCGGCGATGGTGGGTTTGGGTCGGTGTACTTGGGCCATCTCTACGACGGTCGAATAGTAGCTGTAAAATACCTTCACAAACACCACCATTCTGCTGCATTCTCGACCAAATCATTCTGCAATGAAATCTTGATATTATCATCTATTGATCATCCAAACCTTGTTAAGCTACATGGTTACTGCAGTGACCCAAGAGGATTACTTTTAGTATATGATTATGTACCTAATGGTACTCTCTTTGACCATCTCCATGGCCTAAAGAACCGTTCCTTAACATGGCAAGTGAGGCTTGATATTGCATTGCAAACAGCTTTAGCTTTAGAGTACTTGCATTTCGCTGTACAACCAGCAATTGTTCATAGGGATATTACATCTTCGAATATTTTTGTAGAGAAAGATATGAGAATTAAAGTTGGCGACTTTGGTCTCTCAAGACTGTTAGTTTTCTCTCCCTCTGATACGTCGTCCtccacttcttcttcttcttctgggTATGTTTGGACCGGTCCTCAAGGTACGCCCGGTTATTTAGACCCGGATTATCATCGGTCTTTCCGATTAACAGAGAAAAGCGATGTTTATAGCTTCGGCGTTGTGTTGTTAGAGCTGATTTCGGGGTTAAAAGCTGTGGATCAGAGCAGAGACAAGAGAGAAATGGCTCTGGCTGATTTGGTAGTATCGAAGATTCAAATGGGTCAGCTGCATCAAGTGGTGGACCCGCTTTTTATAAATGATGGGCGGGAGGGGGGGAATGAGGGTATAGAAGCGGTGGCGGAGCTGGCATTCCGGTGTGTGGCGGCGGATAAAGATGACAGGCCGGATGCAAAGGAAGTAGTGGAGGAATTAAAACGGATTCGGAGCCGCACGCGTGGGTTGCGCGGGTCGAACAATagcaataataatatgaataatgGAGCAGGAGGTGACGTGGCGAAGGGATGA
- the LOC8287045 gene encoding pentatricopeptide repeat-containing protein At1g05670, mitochondrial, which yields MKSCAMFYLRCSFQLFSYHPYLGFPSHSLQLFLRRFLSIEPSFSSSTSTRPFPDYSPKKPNVKDSELVHQISNAVKLRRTEPLCRILKPYETKLRSDHLIWVLMNIKDNYELILDFFNWACLRRDPNLEVRCVVVQIAAASKDLKMAREIICDFWAKPNLDISNSFTHFVERLIYTYKDWGSDPHVFDVFFQVLVEAGLLNEARKFFDKLLNYGVALSAGSCNLYLTCLSSKRDMLGMVLKVFSEFPQLGVCWNTESYNILMNSLFRLGKIREAHHLLMRMEFKGCIPDVVSYTTIIDGYCHVGELQKVVQLVKEMQLKGLKPNLYTYSSIILLLCKSGKVVEGEKVLREMMKRGVFPDHVIYTTLIDGFCKLGNTQAAYKLFSEMEAREIVPDSIAFSALICGLSGSGKVVEADKLFNEMIKKGFEPDEVTYTALIDGYCKLGEMKKAFFLHNQMVQIGLTPNVVTYTALADGLCKSGELDTANELLHEMCRKGLQLNISTYNTIVNGLCKAGNILQAVKLMEEMKEAGLHPDTITYTTLMDAYYKTGEMVKARELLREMLDRGLQPTVVTFNVLMNGLCMSGKLEDGERLLKWMLEKGIMPNAATYNSIMKQYCIRNNMRISTEIYRGMCAQGVVPDSNTYNILIKGHCKARNMKEAWFLHKEMVEKRFNLTASSYNALIKGFFKRKKLLEARQLFEEMRREGLVASAEIYNLFVDMNYEEGNMETTLELCDEAIEKCLLDKARNGNFSLQSHSKQKLVTMAKSEVKLLGAWPSPFVMRPRIALNIKSVDYEFLEETFGSKSQLLLESNPVHKKIPVLIHDGKPICESLIIVEYIDEAWSNPAPSILPSDPYDRAIARFWGAYVDEKWFPNLKLISTAEGEEKEKAIGQIVEGLKLLEDAYVKSSKGKAFFGGDEIGYLDIAFGCYLGWLRATEKLSEVKLLDEAKTPGLVKWAETFSSHPAVKDVLPETDKLVEFGKSLFARLRAAKSGSS from the exons ATGAAGAGTTGTGCCATGTTTTACTTACGATgttcttttcaattattttcttatcatcCCTACTTGGGTTTTCCTTCACATAGTTTGCAGTTATTTCTTCGAAGATTTTTGAGTATAGAACCCTCTTTCTCAAGCTCAACCAGTACTAGGCCATTTCCTGATTATTCCCCAAAGAAACCCAATGTTAAGGACTCTGAACTGGTCCATCAAATCTCAAATGCTGTAAAGTTAAGGCGCACTGAGCCCCTCTGCCGCATTCTTAAGCCCTATGAAACCAAATTAAGGTCTGACCACTTGATTTGGGTTCTTATGAACATCAAGGACAATTACGAATTGATCTTAGATTTCTTTAACTGGGCCTGCCTACGCAGAGACCCCAACCTTGAAGTCCGTTGCGTTGTTGTTCAAATTGCTGCAGCTTCAAAGGATCTTAAAATGGCGCGTGAAATTATTTGTGATTTTTGGGCAAAGCCAAATTTGGATATCAGTAATTCATTTACGCATTTTGTTGAGCGATTAATATACACTTATAAGGACTGGGGTTCAGATCCCCATGTATTTGATGTTTTCTTCCAAGTCCTTGTTGAAGCTGGTTTGCTGAATGAAGCAAGAAAGTTCTTCGACAAATTGTTGAATTATGGAGTGGCTCTTTCTGCTGGTTCTTGTAACTTATATCTCACATGCCTATCAAGCAAACGTGATATGCTTGGCATGGTGTTGAAGGTTTTTAGTGAATTTCCACAACTGGGTGTTTGTTGGAACACTGAATCATATAACATACTTATGAATTCTCTTTTTCGATTAGGTAAAATAAGGGAAGCTCATCATTTACTAATGAGAATGGAGTTCAAAGGCTGTATTCCTGATGTGGTAAGTTATACCACCATAATCGATGGGTATTGTCATGTTGGTGAACTGCAAAAGGTGGTGCAGCTTGTTAAAGAAATGCAATTGAAGGGATTGAAGCCAAACTTATATACCTACAGCAGCATTATTCTTCTTCTGTGTAAATCTGGTAAAGTTGTTGAAGGTGAGAAGGTCTTAAGGGAGATGATGAAAAGAGGAGTTTTTCCAGACCATGTGATATATACAACTCTAATTGATGGTTTCTGCAAGTTGGGGAATACTCAAGCTGCATATAAATTGTTTAGTGAAATGGAGGCTCGAGAAATTGTTCCTGATTCTATAGCATTTAGTGCTCTTATTTGTGGGCTTTCTGGAAGTGGAAAAGTGGTGGAGGCAGACAAACTCTTCAATGAAATGATTAAGAAAGGTTTTGAACCAGATGAGGTTACATATACAGCACTTATTGATGGTTATTGCAAGTTGGGCGAGATGAAGAAAGCGTTTTTCCTTCATAATCAGATGGTTCAAATCGGGCTCACTCCAAATGTCGTTACATACACTGCATTGGCTGATGGCCTCTGTAAATCTGGGGAGCTAGATACAGCAAATGAGCTTCTCCATGAGATGTGCAGAAAGGGCCTTCAGTTAAATATCTCTACTTACAACACAATTGTTAATGGCCTTTGTAAAGCTGGAAATATATTACAAGCCGTAAAACTGATGGAAGAAATGAAGGAGGCAGGGTTGCATCCTGATACCATCACTTACACCACATTAATGGATGCTTATTATAAGACAGGAGAGATGGTAAAGGCCCGTGAGCTTCTGCGAGAGATGCTGGATAGGGGGCTTCAACCTACAGTTGTTACATTCAATGTGCTCATGAATGGTTTATGTATGTCAGGTAAGCTGGAAGATGGTGAGAGGCTACTAAAATGGATGCTGGAGAAGGGCATAATGCCAAATGCGGCCACCTACAATTCTATTATGAAGCAGTACTGCATAAGAAACAATATGCGAATCTCAACTGAGATTTACAGGGGAATGTGTGCTCAAGGAGTGGTGCCTGATAGTAATACCTACAATATCTTAATAAAAGGGCACTGTAAAGCAAGGAATATGAAAGAGGCATGGTTTTTGCATAAAGAAATGGTTGAGAAGAGATTCAACCTGACAGCTAGTTCCTATAATGCTCTCATCAAGGGCTTTTTCAAGAGGAAGAAACTCTTGGAGGCACGCCAGCTTTTTGAAGAGATGAGAAGAGAAGGGTTGGTTGCAAGTGCAGAAATATACAATCTTTTCGTTGATATGAACTACGAAGAAGGGAACATGGAAACCACTCTTGAGCTTTGTGATGAAGCAATAGAAAAGTGTCTCTTGGACAAAGCTAGGAATGGAAAC TTCTCTCTGCAGTCCCATTCTAAGCAAAAACTAGTAACAATGGCTAAGAGTGAGGTGAAGCTTCTTGGAGCATGGCCAAGTCCATTTGTTATGAGGCCAAGAATTGCCCTTAACATAAAGTCTGTCGATTATGAGTTTCTTGAGGAAACTTTTGGATCAAAAAGCCAACTCCTTCTCGAATCTAATCCTGTTCACAAGAAAATCCCAGTACTTATTCATGACGGTAAACCTATTTGTGAGTCTCTTATCATTGTTGAGTATATTGATGAAGCTTGGTCTAATCCTGCTCCTTCTATTCTTCCCTCTGATCCTTACGACCGCGCCATTGCAAGATTTTGGGGCGCCTATGTTGATGAGAAG TGGTTTCCAAATTTGAAACTCATTTCAACAGCGGAAGgagaggaaaaagagaagGCAATAGGGCAAATAGTAGAAGGGCTAAAGCTGCTAGAGGATGCATATGTGAAAAGTAGCAAAGGGAAGGCTTTCTTTGGAGGAGATGAAATTGGGTACCTTGACATTGCATTTGGTTGCTACTTGGGTTGGTTGAGAGCGACAGAGAAATTGAGTGAAGTGAAACTGCTAGATGAAGCAAAGACTCCTGGTCTTGTGAAATGGGCAGAGACCTTCTCTTCTCATCCTGCTGTGAAGGATGTCCTGCCGGAGACTGACAAACTTGTTGAGTTTGGAAAGTCTCTTTTCGCTAGACTTAGAGCCGCAAAATCCGGATCCTCATAA